The Streptomyces sp. NBC_01363 region CGGGGCGTCATCCTGGTGCGAGACCCCGCGCATGTCGGGGGCGACCGGCCCGGCGAGGTGCCCCACCCCGTACGAGACGGCGAAGAGCGCGACGAGCAGAAGCAGGAAACCCCCGAGCGGCGCGTACGGCACGGGGGTGGAACGCCATCGGGCGGAAGGCGTCACCGAGTGGTCCATGAGGCAGGCTCCGGCGAGAGTGCGGTTCGTACGCTCCAGAGGTCGGCCGGACCGGGCCGCGAGTTCCTCCGCGGTCGGGTGATGCGCATCACATAACGGACACCTGTCACGCGCGTCCCAGGAGCATCACGGTCCGGGACGCGCGCCCGGCGCCCGGGGCCGCACGGGCCGAGGCCCGTTCAGCCGGCGTCGATTCCCGCGGATCACACCATCACGGCGAACATCACCGCCATGCCCAGCGCCATCAGCCCGTGACAGCCCAGGTCCCACGCGGCGTGCACCGCGCCGCCCGAGGCCGCGCCGCTCGCCGTGCGGGGCGCGAGGCGGCCCGTGTCGAAGCCCTTCGCGAGCCACCACAGTGCGAGCGCCAGCAGGACGAGGGCGAGCAGTCCCGCGCTCCAGCGGTCGCCGGTGTCGCCGAGCGTCATCGTCGCGGTCGCGCCCGGGGCCGACATGTCCATCCCGGGCATGTCGTGCGCGTGGCCCCCGCCTGTCGCGCCCATGGACATGGCCGAGGACATCGCGGCGACCATCCAGGCCATCGCTCCGGTCATCGCGGCGTGCGGCAGTGCGTTCACGAGGGTGCGCGCCCGCGGTTCGGTTCTGCTCGGCAGAGCGAGGGCGATCAGCACGAACCAGGCCGCGGCGGCGGAGAAGAAGACCACCTGCGGCGTGCCGGGCAGGTCCATGCCCCAGGACCAGGACATCGCCAACATGGCGAGGGCCATGACCGCGTGCAGAGCGTGGGCGAGCCGCGCGGTCCATGGGTGGGAGCGGGCCGCGGCGGCGCGCCACAGGCCGTGGGCGGCGAGCGCGCAGAAGAGCAGCGTCAGAATCCAGCGCAGCCCGGTGGCGGCGATCATCGGGCCATCTCCTTCGGTGTCCCGGCGCGCGCTTCCGTGCGCTCGCGCTCGCGTCGTCGTGCCTGCGCGACCGCCAGGTCTCCGAGCAGGAAGCAGACCAGGGGCAGCCCGAACAGCGGCAGGTAGTAGGCGAGGACGGCGGCCGCGACGACGAGCGGTGCCATGACCCTGCCCGGCACCCGGCGCCAGGCTCCCCGCGCCGGCGGCCGGCCGAACCGTGTCCCGCTCGCCCGGGTGGGCCTGCGCAGCCACCACATGCGGTAGCCCCAGAAGAGCATCCCGATGAGCGCGACGGCGATGAGCGCGAGGACGATCTGGTTGGCGAGACCGAAGAGCAGGCCCATGTGGGCGTCGATGCCCCAGCGGGTGAGCTTGGCGAGGACGGGGAAGTCGTCGAAGACCAACTTGTCCGTGACGTTGCCGGTGGCCGGGTCGATCGCGATCGAGTCCTGCTGCTCCGGCCAGTGCCGCGTGTTCTCGCGGACGACGTACGCGCTCCCGGTGTCCGCGGGCGGGCTGATGACGAGCTTGCCGCGCAGCCCCTTGGAGCGGGCGATGCGGACGGCTTCGTCGAGATCGACCCTCGCGGCGGCCGCATCCGCGGAGGAGTCACCCGAGTCCGCCCCCGTCGAGCCGCCGTGCGTGCCGTGACCGGGGGTCGAGGAGAGGGAGGGCGTCGCCCCGCCCAGCGAGTCCTGGATCTTGCCGATGTTCGCGCCCGCGTGCGCCGACCAGGTCAGCCCGGTTGCCGAGAGCGCGAGGAAGCCGATCGACACCCACAGCCCGACCGCCCCGTGCCAGGACAGCGTGCGCCTACGCCCCTTCGGGTCCCGGCGCGGCACGAACAGCTTGCGCAGCCGCTCCCGGCCGCGCGGCGCCCCGAGCCACAGCGCGAGCCCGCCGAGCACCTCGACCCACAGCCAGCTCGCGGCGATCTCGCTGTAGTTGCGGCCGAAGTCGCCGAGGTTCAGGGTGCGGTGCAGGCCGTCGAACCAGGACCGCACGGGCAGCCACTCGCCGAAGGTGCGCAGCGTGCCGCGCACCTCTGCGTCGTACGGATTGACGAAGGCGGTCTGTGTGTAGCCTTCGGGCAATCCCTTGACGTCGAAGGTGACCCGGGTCGTGTCGCTGTCCCCCGCGCCCTTCGTGACGGAGACGAGCTGCCCGTCGGGTATCGCCTCGCGGGCGGCGTTCACCTGAGCGGTGAGCGGCTTCGGCTCGCCGTGCGGGGTGACCTTCAGCTCGTGGCGGTAGACGACGGACTCGATCTGCGGGGTGGCCGTGTAGAGCAGTCCGGTAACGGCCGCGACGAGCAGGAACGGGCCGATGAGGATGCCCGCGTAGAAGTGCAGGCGGAGCAGGAGGGGGCGCAGCCCGCTCCAGGTGCCGCCGGCGTTGCTCGGCGCGGACGTGGTGAAGTCCTCGACCGGGGCGGTCTCCTCGGCCGAGCGTTGCCGGGGCGGCGGTGACGCGGCAGGCGTGGTCTCGGTCATCGATTCTTCCTCGTGCGTGGACCGGTGGGGACGGTGACGTACAGGAGTCGGTGCGAGAGGTGCGAGAGTTCCCGCACCCGGGGTGTGATGTAGATCACATGGGGTGTGTGGAGTGCTGCCGCGCGCCCGGACGAGCCAGGCCGGGCGCTGCCCCGGGCCTGTCATTCCGTACGTACACGCTCGCGCCCCGCCCACCGGGCCGGGCAATCGCCTACGTCACGTACATCACGCCCCGACCGCCGGGAACTTCCCCGCCCCTGCCCCCGACTCCTGCAACAGCGCCTTGACGCGCCCACTTGATCACCGAGGAGAACTCCATGCCGACACCCAGGCCGGCAGCCATCACCCTCGCCACCCTCCTGTGTCTCGCCGCGGCCGGCTGTTCCGAACCGGAATCCGGCTCCGGCGCGGACGGCAAGAAGACGGGCGCCGCCCAGAAGGCGTCCCCCGCCGCGCGGGGCGAGTACCCCGTCACTCTCAAGAACTGCGGGCTGAACCAGAAGTTCGACAGGGCCCCCAGCCGGGTCGTCGTGATGAACGGGGCCTCGGTAGCCGAGGTGTCCACGCTGCTCGCCCTCGGCCAGGGGGACCGGATCGTCTCCAACCAGCAGTCCTACGGCATGTCCGAAGTCCCCGGGCGCGCCGAGGAGATAGAGAAGCTGCCCACGGGCGGAGTGAAGCCGAACGACGCCTTCGACATCCCGCGCGAGGCCATGATCGGTCTGCGCCCCGACTTCGTACTCTCCACCATGTCCTACGGTTTCGATGCCAAGAACGGCTTCGCCACCCGCGAGCAGCTCAAGGAGGTCGGGGCGCGCACCTACGTCTCGCCCGAGGGCTGCGGCCAGGACAACCTGAACATGACGATCGACGACAGCTACACACTGCTGCGGGACATGGGCAAGGCCTTCGGCGTCGAGGACAGGGCCGAGAAGCTCGTCGCCACCGAACGGCAGAACATCGCCGACGTGGCGGAGAGGGTCGGCGACGCGAAGAAGCCGAAGGTCATGGTCATCTTCTCCAACATGACCATGGGCGGCAACGACTTCAGTTCCGTCGCCGCCCACGGCATCTACAACGACATCCTCGCCAAGGCCGGCGGCAGCAACGCCTTCGCGAGCGCGTCGAAGACCTCCTTCGCCGACCTCAGCAAGGAGAAGGTCGCCGCCACCGACGTGGACGCCCTGGTGGTCGTCAGCTACAACGACCCGGATCCGACGGCATACGCGAAGAAGCTGCTCAAGGAGTTCCCCCAGTGGCCCGCAGCCAAGAAGAACAAGTTCGTGGTGCTGTCCGACTCGATGTACCTCGGTCCCAGCAACGACATGGCGGTCGAGAAGATCGCCAGGATGCTGCACCCCGAAGTCTTCTGATCCGTCTCCCGCTGTGGGCCTGCGTCCTCGTGCTCACCACCGCGCTGCTGGTCTCGATGGTCCTCGCCGTCGGCATCGGCACGGTCAACGTGCCGGTCGGCGACGTGTGGACGGTCCTCGTCCACCACGTCACCGGCCGGGGGCCCGTGGACGACGTCGCCCTCGACCAGATCGTCTGGCAGTTCCGCACCCCGCGTGTCGTCCTCGCGGCGGTCGTGGGGGCGGGACTCGCCGTCTCCGGCGCCGTTCTCCAGACCCTTGTCTCCAACCCGCTCGCCGATCCCACGGTCCTCGGTTTCTCGCACGGAGCTTCGCTGGGCGCGGTCTTCGTGATCACGCTCGGCGGGGCGGGGCTCGGCGGACTCGGCGTCTCCGGAGCGGCGTTCGTGGGGGCACTCCTGGCAGGGATGCTGGTCTTCGCGCTCGGACAACGCAGGGGACGGCTCGCGCCCACGCGGCTCGTGCTCGCCGGGGTCGCGGTCGGCTACGTGCTGCTGTCGGCGACGAGCTTCGTGCAACTGCGGGCCACACCGAACGAGCTGCGCGGCGTCATGTTCTGGATGCTGGGCAGCGTCTCCGGCGCCCGTTGGAGTCAACTGCCCACCGTCACCGCCGTGGTGGCGCTCGGGGCGATGCTGCTCGCCCTCTTCGGGCGGCGCTTGAACGCACTGCTCGCCGGGGACGAGTCGGCGACATCGCTCGGCGTGGACGTGCACCGCACCCGCGCGGTGCTGCTCGTGGTGAGCGCACTCCTGACCGGGACCGTCATCGCCGTCGCGGGCGGCATCGGCTTCGTCGGCCTGATGATCCCGCACCTGGTACGTCTCGCCCTCGGCGCCGACCACCGCAGGCTACTCCCGCTGAGCGCACTCCTCGGGGCCGTCTACCTCGTACTGGTCGACCTGCTCTCCCGTACCGCCAACCGGCCCAACGAGCTGCCGTTGGGCATCCTCACCGCACTGCTCGGCGCACCGTTCTTCCTCTGGCTGCTGCGCCGCAACAAGGGGCTCGACGCCGCATGAGACTCACCGTGGACGGCCTCCACGTCACCCTCGACGCCACCCCGGTCCTGCACGACGTCGGACTTGACGTGTTGCCAGGCCAGATCGTGGGCCTCGTCGGCCCCAACGGGAGCGGCAAGTCCACCCTGCTGCGTGCCGTCTACCGTTCGCTGCGGCCCGTCGCGGGGGTCGTCGAAGTGGGCGGGCGGGATGTGTGGCGGCTCTCCTCGCGGGCCGCAGCCCGGCACACCGCCGCCGTCCTCCAGGACGGTGCGGGCGCGGGCGGCCTCACCGTCGCCGAGACGGTGGCGCTCGGCCGCACCCCGCACCACGGGGTGCTGGGACGCGACGGCGAGAGCGACCGGCGCGTCGTCGCCGGGGCGATGGAGAGCTGCGGCATCGCGTCGCTCGCCGACCGGGACTTCTCTGCCCTCTCCGGCGGCGAGCGCCAGCGCGTCCTGCTCGCCCGGGCCCTCGCCCAGGCCCCGGAGCTCCTCGTCCTGGACGAACTGACCAACCACCTCGACATCCGGGCCCGGTTCGAACTTCTCGGCCTGATCCGGAACACCGGCGTCACGACCCTCGCCGTGCTGCACGACCTCGACCTGGCCGCCCGGCTCTGCGACAGCCTCGTCGTCCTCCACCACGGCTGTGTCATCGCCGCGGGCCCGGTCCTCGACGTCCTCACTCCGGACCTCTTCCACGAGGTCTTCGGGGTCCGCGCCCGCGCCGAACGACACCCGGACGGTGTCATCCGGGTCACGTACGAGGCGGACCCGATCGCGGCGACTCGATCCGGGGCGACGCCCGAGGACACGATGATGCGCGCCGGGCAGCCGACCGAGAAAGTGAACACGAAGCAGCAGGAGGAAGGGGCAGGTGGTGCAGAGGCGGTGCGTGACACCTGGAAACGTCTGGACAACCAGGCGAGCCCAGGTCGCTGACCTGGGCTCTCCTGCAAGAGCGGGTGACGAGAATCGAACTCGCGCTCTGAGCTTGGGAATCACCGTGCTTGCGCCAGTGGACAGGCGGATGACCTGCTTGTTCGGTTGCAGGGGCGGGGATGGCGCGGGCTGGTCTCCAGGATCTCGCGCGCGAGGTGGGTCACCGGCGCCGGGCGGCGACATGACGTCGGGCGCGTGGGCCTTATGGCGGCGGTCGTCGCAACGGCCCCAGCGCATTCACTCCGCCGGGGCCGCCCCTTCCGGATCGTCACACGTGAGAGTGCTCGATCCATGTTCAATTGTACGACTGCGGGCAAGGGCAGGCCGGGAGGGGAGAGCGGGCCATCGGGTAGCCCCGTCCCCCTCGTTCCTGTGCGCAAATGGGGCCGTGCAGGCCGTACGTGCCGGGCCGAGCGGTGGACGGGTCGGCCCTCGGACAGTCCGGCTCAGTCGCGTTCTTCTTCTTCGGCCTCCATGCGGCGGATTCCCTGGTGGGTCAGGGAGACCATCGCGGGTGTGTTGCCCGGTTCCCAGTCGACAGTGATCAGGCCCTCGCCGGCGAGGTAGGTGCAGGCGGCGGCCAGGTCTTCCTCCGGGATGCGCAGGTCGTTCCGCAGCTTCCGCCCAGGGACTCCGAGGAGACGGTTGCCTTCGGTGGCTTCGTAGAGGGCGGTCAGGACCCGCTCGCGGTAGACCTGCCGCTCGCGGAGGGTCGCCATGATCGAGTCCTTTCGTGCATGTGACGGTCCGGTGCTTCTCAGACTTCGTCGCCGTGGGCGCCGGTGCGCGTGGACGATCTGCTGGTGGTGAGCCAGGAGAGGGCGGGTCCTGCGGCGGATTCGGTGTCCACGGTGAGGTGGAGCCGGGTGCCGCCTTCGGGGGCGGGGTAGCTGCGCTGTTCCGTTCCGGCGAAGCAGCGGCGGATTACTTCGGCGACCGCGCGGGCGGCTTCGGGAGTTGCGGCGACGATCCGGATCTCGGCCTGTCCTGCCTGCGGCAGGGGCTCGTGCTCGACGGGGTACAAGACGGTGTGTTCCCTTCGGGGCGAAGCAAGAGGCCGACGGGTGGGTTGTCCCGGGTGTCGGGTGCCCCACCTGCGGTCTTCGGTCGGAGGAGTGGCCTGAGGTCAGGGCCGGTAGCCCGTGACCCTGCGGCTGGGGGCTTGCCCTGTCGAGCTGTGGTGGCCGTCGCCGGGTGGCCGGCTGATGGCAGGGAAGGGATCGCTGAAGTGGTAGGCCGCGATGCGTGCGTCGTGCTGGGCGTTGAGCCGGTGGATCAGGAGCATGCCGAGCGCGATCAGGAGGGCGCCTGCCGCGAGCGTGATCACGGTCTCCATGTCGTCATCTCCGTGTGTTCCCCGGCAGGGGGATCACCCGCGCGCTGACGACCGGGTGCCGGAGGGGCGGCAGGGCGGACCCGCCATCGGTCTCCCAAGCCTCCTGGCTGCTTCGGGCGTCCCGCATACGGCGGCCGGTCGCGGCTTCGTCGGACATCAGCACACCGGCGGTGAGGACGCTGCCGGGGACGGCGGCGGCGCTCATCAGCCGGGCGGCTGCGGCGGGCTCGGTCTCGGGGGGGGATAACCAGCAGGTCGCAGCGGCCTGCGGTGCAGGAGAGCAGGATCATCTTGTCGGGATCCTGTTCGGTGAACCAGCCCACGTGCACGATGTGCCCGGTGACGGGAACCTTGTGCGGGACGACGGGCCAGCGGGTGGGGTTCACCATGGCACGCGTGATGCGTCCCCAGCGTCCTTCCAGCGCTTCGACCAGGGACGGAAGCTCGGTGGGCAGGTCCCGAGAGTAGGGCCACCAGGCACCGTCCAACTGGCCGGCGAGGGTGGTCTTCGGCGTCAGGGAAATCCGCGTCGGGAGCGGGGAAACAAGCGCCCGCGCCACTCCGCGTTCGACGGTCGTGGCCATGATGCGGACCTGTCTCCGGGCCGCCCTGCAGGGCGGCCCA contains the following coding sequences:
- a CDS encoding DUF5134 domain-containing protein, whose product is MIAATGLRWILTLLFCALAAHGLWRAAAARSHPWTARLAHALHAVMALAMLAMSWSWGMDLPGTPQVVFFSAAAAWFVLIALALPSRTEPRARTLVNALPHAAMTGAMAWMVAAMSSAMSMGATGGGHAHDMPGMDMSAPGATATMTLGDTGDRWSAGLLALVLLALALWWLAKGFDTGRLAPRTASGAASGGAVHAAWDLGCHGLMALGMAVMFAVMV
- a CDS encoding PepSY domain-containing protein, whose protein sequence is MTETTPAASPPPRQRSAEETAPVEDFTTSAPSNAGGTWSGLRPLLLRLHFYAGILIGPFLLVAAVTGLLYTATPQIESVVYRHELKVTPHGEPKPLTAQVNAAREAIPDGQLVSVTKGAGDSDTTRVTFDVKGLPEGYTQTAFVNPYDAEVRGTLRTFGEWLPVRSWFDGLHRTLNLGDFGRNYSEIAASWLWVEVLGGLALWLGAPRGRERLRKLFVPRRDPKGRRRTLSWHGAVGLWVSIGFLALSATGLTWSAHAGANIGKIQDSLGGATPSLSSTPGHGTHGGSTGADSGDSSADAAAARVDLDEAVRIARSKGLRGKLVISPPADTGSAYVVRENTRHWPEQQDSIAIDPATGNVTDKLVFDDFPVLAKLTRWGIDAHMGLLFGLANQIVLALIAVALIGMLFWGYRMWWLRRPTRASGTRFGRPPARGAWRRVPGRVMAPLVVAAAVLAYYLPLFGLPLVCFLLGDLAVAQARRRERERTEARAGTPKEMAR
- a CDS encoding ABC transporter substrate-binding protein, which translates into the protein MPTPRPAAITLATLLCLAAAGCSEPESGSGADGKKTGAAQKASPAARGEYPVTLKNCGLNQKFDRAPSRVVVMNGASVAEVSTLLALGQGDRIVSNQQSYGMSEVPGRAEEIEKLPTGGVKPNDAFDIPREAMIGLRPDFVLSTMSYGFDAKNGFATREQLKEVGARTYVSPEGCGQDNLNMTIDDSYTLLRDMGKAFGVEDRAEKLVATERQNIADVAERVGDAKKPKVMVIFSNMTMGGNDFSSVAAHGIYNDILAKAGGSNAFASASKTSFADLSKEKVAATDVDALVVVSYNDPDPTAYAKKLLKEFPQWPAAKKNKFVVLSDSMYLGPSNDMAVEKIARMLHPEVF
- a CDS encoding iron ABC transporter permease, producing the protein MVLAVGIGTVNVPVGDVWTVLVHHVTGRGPVDDVALDQIVWQFRTPRVVLAAVVGAGLAVSGAVLQTLVSNPLADPTVLGFSHGASLGAVFVITLGGAGLGGLGVSGAAFVGALLAGMLVFALGQRRGRLAPTRLVLAGVAVGYVLLSATSFVQLRATPNELRGVMFWMLGSVSGARWSQLPTVTAVVALGAMLLALFGRRLNALLAGDESATSLGVDVHRTRAVLLVVSALLTGTVIAVAGGIGFVGLMIPHLVRLALGADHRRLLPLSALLGAVYLVLVDLLSRTANRPNELPLGILTALLGAPFFLWLLRRNKGLDAA
- a CDS encoding ABC transporter ATP-binding protein produces the protein MRLTVDGLHVTLDATPVLHDVGLDVLPGQIVGLVGPNGSGKSTLLRAVYRSLRPVAGVVEVGGRDVWRLSSRAAARHTAAVLQDGAGAGGLTVAETVALGRTPHHGVLGRDGESDRRVVAGAMESCGIASLADRDFSALSGGERQRVLLARALAQAPELLVLDELTNHLDIRARFELLGLIRNTGVTTLAVLHDLDLAARLCDSLVVLHHGCVIAAGPVLDVLTPDLFHEVFGVRARAERHPDGVIRVTYEADPIAATRSGATPEDTMMRAGQPTEKVNTKQQEEGAGGAEAVRDTWKRLDNQASPGR